In one window of Halorubrum sp. BV1 DNA:
- a CDS encoding adenylate kinase family protein codes for MTGDTEGTDGADRVAVTGTPGVGKSTATALLEDEYDVIHLNELIKNDDDLWTERDADRDTLVADIEAVRERLGDWSGVLDSHLAHRFDADRVVVLRCHPETIERRLRERGEPPATAEENAESEALDVVLTEAIAEHGIENVYEVDVTDADPESVAAAVRAVIDGEREPSAGTVDFIEYMGDGESRTDG; via the coding sequence GTGACGGGTGACACGGAGGGAACCGACGGAGCCGACCGCGTCGCCGTCACCGGAACGCCCGGGGTCGGGAAGTCGACGGCGACGGCGCTGCTCGAAGACGAGTACGACGTGATCCACCTCAACGAACTGATAAAGAACGACGACGACCTGTGGACCGAGCGCGACGCCGACCGCGACACGCTCGTCGCTGACATCGAGGCGGTCCGCGAGCGCCTCGGCGACTGGTCCGGCGTCCTCGACTCGCACCTGGCACACCGGTTCGACGCCGACCGAGTCGTCGTGTTACGCTGTCATCCCGAAACGATCGAGCGGCGGCTCCGCGAGCGCGGCGAGCCGCCGGCGACCGCCGAGGAAAATGCGGAGAGCGAGGCGCTCGACGTGGTTCTCACGGAGGCGATCGCCGAACACGGTATCGAGAACGTCTACGAGGTCGACGTGACCGACGCCGATCCGGAGTCGGTCGCCGCGGCGGTCCGCGCGGTGATCGACGGAGAGCGCGAGCCGAGCGCCGGCACCGTCGATTTCATCGAGTACATGGGGGACGGCGAGAGTCGGACGGACGGATGA
- a CDS encoding CDP-alcohol phosphatidyltransferase family protein → MTLDKYRSVADRLLGPWVTAAAKLGLSPDQVSVVAFGVAVAAGGAFAVGTATFYVVGAACVFLNGWLDLVDGALARRLDVASDGGDLLDHVLDRYADIAIIAGFTAGVDAYALGFLAVTGVLMTSYMGTQIQAVGIGREYGGLLGRADRLALMGIVGLVAAVYAAPVVAGTSVVGLLLALFAAVGHLTAVQRFLGAWRDL, encoded by the coding sequence ATGACGCTCGATAAGTACCGCTCCGTCGCGGACCGCCTGCTCGGTCCCTGGGTGACGGCGGCCGCGAAGCTCGGGCTCTCTCCCGATCAGGTGAGCGTCGTCGCGTTCGGCGTGGCGGTCGCCGCCGGCGGCGCGTTCGCGGTCGGCACGGCGACGTTCTACGTCGTCGGTGCCGCCTGCGTCTTCCTCAACGGGTGGCTCGACCTCGTCGACGGCGCGCTCGCGCGCCGGCTCGACGTCGCCTCCGACGGCGGCGACCTCCTCGACCACGTGCTCGACCGGTACGCCGATATCGCGATCATCGCGGGGTTCACCGCGGGCGTCGACGCCTACGCGCTCGGCTTCCTCGCCGTGACCGGCGTGTTAATGACCTCGTACATGGGAACGCAGATACAGGCGGTCGGCATCGGCCGCGAGTACGGCGGGCTGCTCGGCCGCGCCGACCGCCTTGCGCTGATGGGTATCGTCGGCCTCGTCGCCGCCGTCTACGCCGCGCCCGTCGTCGCCGGCACCTCTGTCGTCGGGCTCCTCCTCGCGCTGTTCGCCGCGGTGGGGCACCTGACCGCCGTCCAGCGGTTCCTCGGCGCGTGGCGCGACCTGTGA